From Paenibacillus graminis, a single genomic window includes:
- a CDS encoding AraC family transcriptional regulator has protein sequence MNSSNHTLKGESFFEKNLLLYVNRATETYQLPLHSHDFIELAFVAEGKGFHYIEQEVHHAFKGQLYFIPVGVSHVFRPSSPSSLKEPLVVYNCLFTPELLEGLTPVIPDTPIADYLAQIRNHQISPFSVTDPHGSIESLFLSLHREYNLPQTGSGSYLLSLFIQLMITLYRFKHDELQFPVNKQTRFLHVLRYIQQEYARDITLTHLARTFDWSERHLQRLFRAHTGQTFHHFLQNVRVQQSCGLLTRQLHTPIPLIAEQVGYRDTKTFSLVFKRIMGKTPGGYRQEAETAAAAGGVNNSKGHE, from the coding sequence GTGAACTCTTCAAACCATACGTTGAAAGGCGAAAGCTTTTTCGAAAAGAACCTGCTGCTGTATGTGAACCGTGCTACGGAGACTTACCAGCTTCCGCTTCATTCCCATGATTTCATCGAGCTGGCCTTTGTTGCGGAGGGCAAGGGGTTCCACTATATAGAACAGGAGGTTCACCATGCCTTCAAAGGACAGCTATATTTCATTCCTGTCGGCGTCTCCCATGTCTTCCGGCCTTCGTCGCCTAGTTCCCTCAAAGAACCGCTTGTGGTCTATAATTGTTTGTTTACACCGGAGCTTCTGGAGGGACTGACCCCGGTTATTCCGGACACGCCGATTGCAGATTACCTGGCACAGATCCGAAATCACCAGATTTCTCCGTTCTCGGTCACTGACCCTCACGGTTCCATCGAGAGCCTCTTTCTCTCTCTTCACCGGGAGTACAATCTCCCGCAGACCGGTTCCGGCAGCTATCTGTTGTCCCTGTTCATTCAGCTGATGATTACCCTGTACCGCTTCAAGCATGACGAGCTTCAGTTTCCGGTGAATAAGCAAACGCGATTCCTGCATGTTCTCCGCTATATCCAGCAGGAGTATGCCCGGGACATTACCCTAACTCATCTTGCCCGGACCTTTGACTGGAGTGAGCGTCATCTTCAACGTTTGTTCAGGGCGCATACGGGGCAGACCTTTCACCATTTCCTGCAGAATGTCCGGGTTCAACAGAGCTGTGGACTGCTAACCCGGCAGCTGCATACTCCCATCCCGCTCATTGCCGAACAGGTGGGTTACCGTGATACCAAAACCTTCAGCCTGGTCTTCAAACGGATTATGGGAAAAACCCCCGGCGGGTACCGGCAAGAGGCGGAAACCGCGGCGGCGGCAGGCGGGGTCAACAACAGCAAGGGTCACGAGTAG
- a CDS encoding carbohydrate ABC transporter permease: MGVLQPAAQKKTGKIKNNRTSDTVMEFVMYVIAAVFLLILIYPLFFIVIASFSDPSAVAGGQVWLFPKGFTLDGYKELLRHDNIWIGYRNTILYTVVGTVIGLAVNISAAYALSRKDLTGRKYISLYFIFTMFFNGGLIPTFLTIRDFHLYDTFLVMVLPFSVGVFNIIVARTFFQTSIPGDLWEAAQIDGCGNLRYFAQVVLPLSKAIIAVLGLWIAVGSWNSYFNALIYLKNPDMYPLQLILRNILITNQMQSGMGTGEAAQIALRLANMMRYSVIIVATVPIMCVYPFVQKYFNQGVMIGAVKE, translated from the coding sequence ATGGGAGTACTACAGCCTGCGGCTCAGAAGAAAACAGGAAAAATAAAAAATAACCGCACCTCGGATACGGTTATGGAGTTCGTTATGTATGTTATTGCAGCGGTGTTTCTGCTGATTCTGATCTATCCGCTGTTTTTTATTGTCATCGCTTCATTCAGTGATCCGTCTGCTGTAGCGGGAGGACAGGTCTGGCTGTTTCCCAAAGGTTTTACCCTGGACGGCTACAAAGAGCTGCTGCGTCATGACAACATCTGGATCGGTTACCGGAATACCATCCTGTATACGGTCGTCGGAACAGTGATCGGTCTGGCCGTGAACATCTCGGCAGCCTATGCGCTGTCCCGCAAAGACCTGACAGGCCGCAAATATATCTCGCTGTATTTCATCTTCACGATGTTTTTTAACGGCGGGCTGATTCCCACCTTCCTGACGATCCGTGATTTCCATCTCTATGATACCTTCTTGGTAATGGTGCTGCCCTTCTCCGTGGGGGTCTTCAACATTATCGTCGCCCGGACTTTTTTTCAGACGAGTATTCCCGGGGACTTGTGGGAGGCAGCCCAGATTGACGGCTGCGGCAATCTCCGCTATTTTGCCCAGGTTGTACTGCCGTTGTCCAAAGCGATTATTGCCGTGCTGGGCTTATGGATTGCCGTCGGCTCCTGGAATTCGTATTTCAATGCCTTGATCTACCTCAAGAACCCGGACATGTATCCGCTGCAGCTGATCCTCCGCAATATTCTGATCACCAATCAGATGCAGTCCGGCATGGGAACGGGCGAAGCGGCGCAAATCGCGCTGCGGCTGGCGAACATGATGCGCTACTCCGTCATTATTGTGGCTACCGTGCCAATCATGTGCGTATATCCTTTTGTGCAGAAATACTTCAATCAGGGCGTGATGATCGGCGCGGTGAAGGAATAG
- a CDS encoding family 78 glycoside hydrolase catalytic domain, which yields MLTVQKLRVEYKENPVGLDVRFPRISWQLQSEERDVLQQSYEIEVSVEADFRRILWSSGRVYSEQSAHVELAELLPGSRQRYYYRVRVWDTENRGTEWSEPAFWEMGLLAQEDWQAEWISAPLSLLGVEAERCPLLRGSFQAAAKPLKARMYATALGLYELELNGLRVGDGYLTPGWTSYSQRLQVQAYDITAQIAAGDNAVGAWLGNGWYKGNLAWDNRRHIFGSRTALLMQIHLTYEDGSEQIFATGENWTAAAGPILMSELYHGETYDARLELSGFSQPGYDDSGWSRVELLPHSKEILVAQENVPVRKIDQIKPLNLLKTPAGETVLDMGQNMVGWMQFCLTAPRGQQVELVHFEVLDRDGNVYTDNLRSARQKITYIAKGGGRESYEPRFTFQGFRYVQLTGFGEELSPEDFTGIVLHSDMEHTGSFACSNPLINQLQHNILWGQKGNFVDVPTDCPQRDERLGWTGDAQMFIRTSAYLMNVAPFFSKWLKDLSADQLEHGGVPFVIPDVLGENDHSSAAWGDAAVICPWTLYQCYGDKRILEQQYPSMRGWVEYIRKQGQDEYLWNTGVHFGDWLGLDAKQDSYKGATDTDLIATAFYAYSVQLLQKTADVLGRTDEAKQYMVLYSRIKEAFNREFITPSGRLSVPTQTACVLALMFGLVEGPAKARTTDKLLKLLEESGHHLTTGFVGTPYLNLVLSEAGHMDAAYKLLLQTDYPSWLYQVTKGATTIWEHWDGIKEDGSFWSKNMNSFNHYAYGAIGDFLYRHIAGIELDEAHPGYKEFVIKPQPGGDLTWAAAALETVYGRIRSEWSITSNQMELSVSVPPNTSAALYLPNAGLPRVLEGDVHLEQAIGVHSAEQLEHEVKVMLGSGDYRFIYELGAMS from the coding sequence ATGCTAACGGTTCAAAAGTTACGTGTAGAGTATAAAGAAAATCCGGTCGGGCTTGATGTGCGCTTCCCTAGAATCAGCTGGCAGCTTCAATCGGAGGAGCGGGATGTGCTGCAGCAGTCCTATGAGATCGAGGTCTCTGTTGAAGCGGATTTCCGCCGGATATTATGGAGTTCCGGGAGGGTGTATTCAGAGCAATCGGCCCATGTGGAGCTGGCGGAACTGCTGCCGGGTTCACGGCAGCGTTATTATTACCGGGTTAGAGTGTGGGATACGGAGAACCGGGGTACGGAATGGTCGGAACCTGCATTTTGGGAGATGGGGCTGCTGGCACAGGAGGATTGGCAGGCGGAATGGATCAGCGCTCCGCTGTCACTGCTGGGTGTAGAAGCGGAGCGCTGTCCGCTCCTTCGGGGCAGCTTTCAAGCCGCTGCTAAACCGCTTAAGGCCAGAATGTATGCGACCGCCCTGGGACTGTATGAACTGGAACTCAACGGCTTGCGCGTAGGCGATGGTTATCTGACCCCGGGCTGGACCAGCTACAGTCAGCGGCTGCAGGTGCAGGCTTATGATATTACAGCGCAGATTGCAGCAGGTGACAATGCTGTAGGTGCGTGGCTGGGGAATGGCTGGTATAAAGGAAACCTGGCCTGGGATAACCGCAGGCATATTTTTGGCAGCCGCACCGCATTGCTTATGCAAATCCATCTGACCTATGAGGATGGGAGCGAGCAGATATTTGCGACGGGTGAGAACTGGACTGCAGCCGCCGGCCCGATTCTGATGTCGGAGCTGTATCACGGAGAGACCTATGATGCCCGACTGGAACTGAGCGGGTTCAGCCAGCCCGGTTATGACGACAGCGGCTGGTCCCGGGTTGAACTCCTCCCGCATTCGAAGGAGATTCTGGTGGCGCAGGAGAATGTTCCGGTAAGGAAAATAGATCAGATCAAGCCGCTTAATCTGCTTAAGACGCCGGCCGGTGAAACCGTACTTGATATGGGGCAGAACATGGTTGGCTGGATGCAGTTTTGCCTTACCGCCCCGCGAGGGCAGCAGGTAGAGCTGGTTCATTTCGAGGTGCTGGACCGGGACGGCAATGTCTATACCGATAATTTGAGAAGCGCCCGGCAGAAGATCACGTATATTGCCAAAGGCGGAGGACGGGAAAGCTATGAGCCGCGGTTTACCTTCCAGGGATTCCGTTATGTGCAGCTGACCGGGTTCGGTGAGGAACTCTCGCCAGAGGATTTTACAGGGATCGTACTTCATTCGGATATGGAGCACACAGGCTCCTTCGCGTGCTCCAATCCGCTGATCAACCAGCTCCAGCACAATATTCTGTGGGGCCAAAAAGGCAACTTTGTCGACGTGCCGACGGATTGCCCGCAGCGGGATGAGCGGCTCGGCTGGACCGGAGATGCGCAGATGTTCATCCGCACTTCGGCATATCTGATGAATGTGGCGCCGTTTTTCAGCAAATGGCTCAAAGATCTGTCTGCTGATCAACTGGAACATGGCGGTGTTCCGTTCGTGATCCCGGATGTCCTGGGAGAAAATGATCATTCGTCTGCGGCATGGGGCGACGCTGCCGTTATCTGTCCGTGGACGCTGTACCAATGTTACGGGGATAAGCGTATCCTTGAACAGCAATATCCAAGCATGCGGGGCTGGGTGGAGTATATCCGCAAGCAGGGCCAAGATGAGTATCTTTGGAATACGGGGGTTCATTTTGGCGACTGGCTGGGACTGGATGCGAAACAGGACAGCTACAAAGGTGCTACGGACACCGATTTGATCGCGACAGCCTTTTATGCTTATTCCGTTCAGCTTCTGCAGAAGACAGCCGATGTGCTTGGAAGAACAGATGAAGCTAAGCAATACATGGTGCTCTACAGCCGCATTAAAGAAGCTTTTAACCGTGAATTCATCACTCCTTCGGGGCGTCTATCCGTACCCACACAGACAGCCTGCGTGCTGGCTCTGATGTTCGGACTGGTGGAAGGACCGGCGAAAGCAAGAACAACAGACAAACTCCTGAAGCTCCTGGAAGAAAGCGGCCACCATCTCACCACCGGGTTTGTGGGCACACCTTATCTGAACCTTGTGTTAAGTGAAGCCGGGCATATGGATGCGGCCTACAAATTGCTCCTGCAGACCGATTATCCTTCCTGGCTGTACCAGGTGACCAAGGGAGCGACGACCATCTGGGAGCATTGGGACGGGATAAAGGAGGACGGAAGCTTCTGGAGCAAAAATATGAATTCGTTCAACCATTATGCGTATGGAGCCATCGGGGATTTTTTATACCGCCATATTGCAGGCATTGAGCTGGATGAAGCGCACCCGGGATACAAGGAATTTGTGATCAAGCCGCAGCCGGGCGGGGACCTGACCTGGGCTGCAGCTGCGCTTGAAACGGTGTACGGGCGCATCCGCTCGGAATGGAGTATTACTTCGAATCAGATGGAACTGTCCGTTTCAGTCCCGCCGAATACTTCTGCTGCGCTATATCTCCCGAATGCCGGTCTGCCCCGTGTGCTGGAAGGTGATGTGCACCTTGAGCAGGCCATCGGCGTACATTCCGCAGAGCAGCTGGAGCATGAGGTGAAAGTAATGCTGGGCTCCGGGGACTATAGGTTCATTTATGAGCTGGGCGCAATGAGCTAA
- a CDS encoding ABC transporter permease, with protein sequence MKSGHRYPGRTLGQIKRNWGLYALLFPAAVLTLLFAYKPMYGVLIAFKDYSPALGITGSPWAGFKYFEKFFHSYQFSSTIKNTLIISVYSLVTFPIPVILALMVNQMRPNRFRRFFQTVSYMPHFISTVVMVGLMMILLSPSTGLVGNLYSLFGKEAPDLMGSAGLFSSVYVWSDVWQHVGWDSIIFIAALSAVDPSLYEAATVDGASRWHKVRYIDIPMLMPTAITLLILRVGGLLGVGFEKVYLMQNDLNATSSEILSTYVYKIGLLSSQYSFSSAINLFNTVINFILLIMVNQISKKLSENSLW encoded by the coding sequence ATGAAATCCGGTCATCGCTATCCAGGTCGGACCTTGGGACAGATCAAACGGAACTGGGGGCTGTATGCACTGCTTTTTCCTGCGGCGGTTCTCACGTTATTATTCGCGTATAAGCCGATGTACGGGGTGCTTATTGCTTTCAAGGATTATAGTCCGGCGCTGGGAATCACCGGCAGTCCTTGGGCGGGCTTCAAGTATTTCGAGAAGTTTTTTCATTCCTATCAATTTTCATCCACGATCAAGAATACGCTGATCATCAGCGTGTACAGTCTGGTTACCTTCCCGATTCCGGTCATCCTGGCGCTGATGGTCAATCAGATGCGCCCGAACCGGTTCAGACGTTTTTTCCAGACCGTATCTTATATGCCGCACTTCATTTCCACAGTGGTGATGGTGGGCCTGATGATGATACTGCTCTCCCCCAGCACCGGCCTCGTCGGCAATCTGTACAGTCTGTTCGGCAAAGAGGCACCCGATCTCATGGGCTCGGCTGGCTTGTTCAGCAGCGTATATGTCTGGTCGGATGTGTGGCAGCATGTCGGCTGGGACAGCATTATCTTCATCGCGGCGTTGTCGGCGGTGGATCCGAGTCTGTATGAGGCCGCTACTGTGGACGGGGCCAGCCGCTGGCACAAGGTCCGCTACATCGATATTCCGATGCTGATGCCGACAGCCATCACCCTGCTGATCCTGCGCGTCGGCGGTCTTCTGGGCGTCGGCTTCGAAAAGGTCTATCTGATGCAGAATGACTTGAACGCCACCTCAAGCGAAATTCTGTCCACCTATGTCTACAAAATCGGGCTGCTCAGCAGCCAGTACAGCTTCTCCTCAGCCATCAACCTGTTCAATACGGTCATTAATTTCATACTGCTCATTATGGTCAACCAGATTTCCAAAAAACTCAGCGAAAACAGCTTGTGGTAG
- the map gene encoding type I methionyl aminopeptidase, whose amino-acid sequence MIILKSPREIEEMKPAGQIIADCYREVAKLIEPGITTQEINDFVAKHITKLGGKQFTKGYNGFPAETCISVNDVVAHGIPSNRVLADGDLLKLDIVAEYGGWFGDSCMSFAVGNIRPEAQKLMKVAKECLDLGIARALPGGRLGDITSAIQQHAEANGYSVVRDLLAHGIGRSLHEEPSYEHIGVAGKGIRLKEGMVFTIEPMINEGTFHITIDDDEWTARTADGKLSAQYEHTIAVTPDGPLILTAQ is encoded by the coding sequence ATGATCATTTTAAAATCACCCAGGGAAATCGAAGAGATGAAGCCGGCGGGCCAAATCATTGCGGACTGCTACCGCGAGGTGGCCAAACTGATCGAGCCTGGGATCACCACTCAGGAAATCAATGACTTTGTTGCCAAACACATCACCAAGCTGGGCGGCAAGCAGTTTACGAAAGGGTACAACGGTTTCCCCGCCGAAACCTGCATTTCGGTCAACGATGTGGTGGCCCACGGCATTCCTTCGAACCGGGTGCTTGCGGACGGCGACTTGCTGAAGCTCGACATCGTCGCGGAATACGGCGGATGGTTCGGCGATTCGTGCATGAGCTTTGCGGTGGGCAATATCCGGCCGGAGGCGCAAAAATTAATGAAGGTGGCAAAGGAATGCCTGGATCTTGGGATCGCCCGGGCACTCCCCGGAGGCCGGCTTGGCGATATCACATCGGCGATTCAACAGCATGCGGAAGCAAACGGCTATTCTGTCGTACGCGATCTGCTGGCGCACGGGATCGGGCGGAGCCTGCACGAGGAGCCGAGCTACGAGCATATCGGCGTAGCCGGCAAAGGCATCCGGTTAAAGGAAGGCATGGTATTTACAATTGAACCGATGATTAACGAGGGTACGTTCCATATCACAATCGACGATGATGAGTGGACGGCGAGAACGGCCGACGGCAAGTTGTCGGCGCAATATGAGCATACAATCGCAGTCACGCCGGACGGACCGCTGATTTTAACGGCCCAGTAA
- a CDS encoding (4Fe-4S)-binding protein: protein MTNELKQYYGKKITVKFQPEKCIHSGVCVKGLPAVFNVSKRPWVEPDADAAEAIARHIGKCPSGALQYELLDGF from the coding sequence ATGACAAACGAGCTGAAGCAGTATTACGGAAAAAAAATCACGGTGAAGTTTCAGCCCGAAAAATGCATTCACTCCGGTGTCTGTGTTAAAGGTTTGCCTGCGGTTTTCAATGTCAGCAAACGTCCTTGGGTTGAGCCCGATGCCGATGCCGCAGAGGCCATTGCCCGGCATATCGGCAAATGCCCGAGCGGCGCACTCCAATACGAGCTTCTTGACGGTTTCTGA
- a CDS encoding GreA/GreB family elongation factor has product MNHSLITDSLREELVRQLVYFDENTYGILERTATESPADRAEIRALIEKYQACVQRILAGAGDELTRSVVLIGSWISLKIGPETLTDAYRIVIPGESSLDEFSISLWSPMGRALLLAEPGETVTVHTPLGSDQVLVLNNVYGYAARETQR; this is encoded by the coding sequence ATGAACCATAGTCTGATTACAGATTCCCTGCGTGAGGAACTGGTGCGCCAGCTTGTATATTTCGATGAGAATACCTATGGCATTCTGGAACGGACGGCAACGGAATCGCCTGCGGACCGTGCAGAGATCCGTGCTTTGATTGAGAAGTATCAAGCATGTGTGCAGCGTATTTTGGCCGGAGCCGGTGATGAGCTTACGCGCTCTGTGGTACTGATCGGCTCCTGGATTTCGCTGAAGATCGGCCCGGAAACGCTGACAGATGCATATCGTATTGTGATTCCCGGTGAATCCAGTCTGGATGAGTTTTCGATCTCCCTCTGGTCACCTATGGGCAGAGCGCTGCTTCTGGCTGAACCCGGTGAGACGGTAACGGTTCATACTCCGCTTGGCAGTGACCAGGTGCTTGTACTGAACAACGTCTATGGTTATGCCGCCCGTGAAACACAGCGGTAG
- a CDS encoding class I SAM-dependent methyltransferase: MINDLFNADVWEKAWKEDPEATGNRFKQSGMDMARTFDHKAKSFNEEVFSEGGRRRSERIIGWLEGQGVDFEGLSVLDVGAASGGFTVPFADRGAKVTAVEPNLPLSELFMENTARFGPGQVELVRERFEHVDLEAKGWKGAFDLVFVSMSPVVVDWESVESVLSCARKYCYISLNAGDRENSLLNEVLPLLNGHESHVKSSDMAYLTHLLYLKGYSFESLITREMKSTELSSEEAIKETLMLLKHHKLPADEAARRTVTEYVHRTYPDGKVPVQQGGRFGKVLIRLQELNMYSRAEAGKR, encoded by the coding sequence ATGATTAACGATTTATTTAATGCCGATGTATGGGAAAAGGCCTGGAAAGAGGACCCGGAGGCGACGGGCAACAGGTTCAAGCAGTCGGGGATGGACATGGCACGTACCTTTGACCATAAAGCGAAGTCATTTAATGAAGAAGTGTTCAGTGAAGGGGGAAGACGCAGAAGCGAGCGGATTATCGGCTGGCTTGAAGGCCAGGGGGTCGACTTTGAAGGACTGTCTGTATTGGATGTGGGTGCGGCTTCGGGCGGGTTCACGGTTCCTTTTGCCGATAGAGGGGCGAAGGTTACCGCAGTGGAGCCGAACCTTCCATTATCCGAGCTGTTCATGGAGAATACCGCCAGGTTCGGTCCGGGACAGGTGGAGCTGGTGCGCGAGCGATTCGAACATGTGGATCTTGAGGCCAAAGGCTGGAAGGGCGCTTTCGATCTGGTCTTTGTGTCCATGTCTCCGGTGGTTGTGGATTGGGAGAGTGTGGAGAGTGTGCTAAGCTGTGCCCGCAAGTACTGCTACATCAGCCTGAATGCAGGGGACAGAGAGAACAGTCTGCTGAATGAGGTGCTTCCTTTGCTGAACGGGCATGAATCGCATGTGAAAAGCTCGGATATGGCTTATTTAACCCACTTGCTCTATCTGAAGGGATATTCGTTTGAGTCGCTGATCACACGCGAGATGAAAAGCACCGAGCTCTCCAGCGAGGAAGCGATCAAGGAGACACTGATGCTCCTGAAGCATCATAAGCTGCCCGCCGATGAGGCTGCCCGCCGGACCGTTACGGAATATGTGCACCGCACTTATCCTGACGGCAAGGTGCCGGTTCAGCAGGGGGGGCGTTTCGGCAAGGTGCTGATCCGGCTGCAGGAGCTGAATATGTACAGCAGAGCAGAAGCCGGTAAACGTTAA
- a CDS encoding TetR/AcrR family transcriptional regulator, with translation MTPRTKEQNEEIRLQRLVQIRKAAADVFLKKGPLLEIRDVAAQAGLGYGTVYHYYSNKGDLLRDLLWDALERAGGWLESPLEAPWKAPLKVPLKTQRKAPLEVPRAPASGEAPAGGHFGLAAAADTGNPAAADSRSGSRAMAAAAELGPVAAAGVRLLHLWAEDHALYLLYKQAGEGFASLPEAHSAPLSAAFRREVLAPLAALLEAGRAGDGAAGSAAEPLYRLQRAEMLLAALVGCAALSLRRGKLHEEAGDIARFLKL, from the coding sequence ATGACTCCACGCACGAAGGAACAAAACGAAGAGATCCGGCTGCAGCGTCTCGTGCAAATCCGTAAAGCTGCTGCCGATGTATTTTTGAAAAAAGGGCCTTTACTGGAAATCCGCGATGTAGCTGCGCAGGCGGGACTCGGCTATGGCACGGTATACCATTATTACAGCAATAAGGGCGATTTGCTCCGTGATTTGCTGTGGGACGCGTTGGAGCGGGCCGGGGGATGGCTGGAGTCTCCGCTAGAGGCCCCATGGAAGGCCCCGTTGAAGGTTCCGCTGAAGACTCAACGGAAGGCCCCGCTGGAGGTGCCGCGTGCCCCGGCTTCGGGGGAGGCGCCGGCGGGCGGGCATTTCGGCTTGGCTGCGGCGGCGGACACCGGGAACCCGGCCGCCGCGGATTCCCGAAGCGGCAGCCGCGCAATGGCCGCTGCCGCAGAGCTTGGCCCCGTCGCCGCCGCCGGCGTCCGGCTGCTGCATCTTTGGGCGGAGGACCACGCCCTGTACCTGCTGTATAAGCAGGCCGGTGAGGGCTTTGCCTCGCTGCCTGAAGCGCACTCAGCCCCGCTCTCGGCCGCCTTTCGCCGGGAGGTGCTCGCGCCGCTGGCCGCGCTGCTGGAGGCTGGACGGGCGGGGGACGGGGCCGCCGGAAGCGCGGCGGAGCCGCTGTATCGGCTGCAGCGTGCAGAAATGCTCCTGGCCGCCTTGGTCGGCTGCGCTGCGCTTTCGCTGCGCCGGGGAAAGCTGCATGAGGAGGCCGGGGATATCGCCCGGTTTTTAAAGTTATAG
- a CDS encoding RrF2 family transcriptional regulator, whose translation MKYSKATNYALHTMLYLVSAAPNKPIGVQLLAERQGVSPTYLSKILTKLVKADLIESASGANGGYRLKRRQEEISFLDIIHAIEGTASLFDCTLNHSSKCLIQQEMVEAERQMERYLQNKKMSELAGKITVD comes from the coding sequence ATGAAATATTCAAAGGCAACCAACTATGCGCTGCACACAATGCTCTATCTGGTATCTGCTGCACCGAACAAGCCAATAGGTGTACAGCTGCTCGCGGAACGGCAGGGGGTATCTCCTACGTATCTGTCGAAGATCCTGACCAAGCTGGTCAAGGCGGATCTCATCGAGTCCGCATCCGGTGCGAACGGCGGCTACCGGCTGAAGCGCAGGCAGGAAGAGATTTCTTTTCTGGACATCATTCATGCCATTGAAGGCACGGCTTCGTTGTTCGATTGTACGCTCAACCACTCCAGCAAGTGTCTGATTCAGCAGGAGATGGTCGAAGCGGAGCGGCAGATGGAGCGGTATCTACAGAACAAGAAGATGTCCGAGCTGGCCGGAAAAATAACGGTGGACTGA
- a CDS encoding extracellular solute-binding protein, with product MGTHSKSRLAKKWPLLLLSAVMVMGMAGCSGNKEKADAPAETGDFNKEGLPIVNEPVTLKVLTVRWGSMGDTFTQNQWLKDLEKNTNVKIDWQVMSSNDWAEQKSILLASGTLPDVVVGDQTFSDSDIVNNLSYFRPLDEYIDQYMPNLKAAMEETPEMKKISTFPDGKIYSLPTRLPSRPKSSRQPVINKAWLDKLGLKTPDTLDDLYNVMKAFKDKDPNGNGKADEIPYIEVSNDFISPFGITDLNSNNMLVKDGKAVYYPTSEEYKEGLKWEDKLYSEGLLDKELFTQDATMISAKFQNPDAPIVGLSYQWTPDAVFGKWSEQYETIPPVAGPDGKRYTIGNPIGMNLARNELLITTSCKNPEVAARWADQFYTNEASIQNFWGAIGTVLKKNDDSTYTLMDPPAGTSADAWYWDQSLRDFGPKYVSPSFEKKIVLSPNSGDGLKLQLDKLGSDYVTTPFPNVMYTSEEFQELPTLTTDIDSYVTTMRAQFITKGGIDEGWDAYVKKLNDMGLEKLLKIRTDAYARYMNVK from the coding sequence ATGGGTACACACAGCAAAAGCAGATTAGCCAAGAAATGGCCGCTGCTGCTTCTGTCAGCCGTAATGGTTATGGGAATGGCCGGGTGCAGCGGGAACAAGGAGAAGGCGGACGCTCCGGCTGAAACCGGTGATTTCAACAAAGAAGGCCTGCCGATCGTCAACGAACCGGTAACTCTGAAGGTGCTTACCGTGCGTTGGGGAAGCATGGGGGATACCTTCACCCAGAACCAGTGGCTGAAGGACCTGGAGAAGAATACGAATGTCAAAATTGATTGGCAGGTCATGTCCTCCAACGACTGGGCGGAACAGAAGTCCATTCTGCTGGCCAGCGGCACGCTGCCGGATGTGGTAGTGGGCGACCAGACCTTTTCCGATTCCGATATCGTCAACAACTTAAGCTATTTCCGCCCGCTGGATGAGTATATCGATCAATATATGCCTAACCTGAAAGCCGCGATGGAAGAAACACCGGAGATGAAAAAAATCAGCACCTTCCCCGACGGGAAGATCTACTCTCTGCCGACCCGATTGCCTTCACGCCCCAAAAGCTCCCGCCAGCCGGTCATCAACAAGGCCTGGCTTGACAAGCTTGGCCTGAAGACGCCGGACACGTTGGATGATCTGTACAATGTGATGAAGGCCTTTAAGGATAAAGACCCGAACGGAAACGGCAAGGCGGATGAAATTCCGTATATCGAAGTCAGCAATGACTTCATCAGCCCGTTCGGCATCACTGATCTCAACAGCAACAATATGCTGGTTAAGGACGGTAAAGCTGTATATTACCCTACTTCCGAAGAGTACAAGGAAGGCCTAAAATGGGAAGACAAATTATACAGCGAGGGCTTGCTGGATAAAGAGCTGTTCACCCAGGACGCTACGATGATCTCGGCCAAGTTCCAGAATCCGGACGCGCCGATCGTAGGCTTATCGTACCAGTGGACGCCGGACGCCGTCTTCGGCAAATGGAGCGAACAGTATGAAACCATTCCGCCTGTGGCCGGACCGGACGGCAAACGCTATACAATCGGCAACCCCATCGGGATGAATCTCGCCCGCAACGAGCTGCTGATTACCACCTCCTGCAAAAATCCGGAAGTCGCCGCCCGCTGGGCTGACCAGTTCTATACCAATGAAGCCAGCATCCAGAATTTCTGGGGGGCAATCGGAACGGTGCTCAAAAAGAATGACGACAGCACCTACACGCTGATGGACCCGCCTGCGGGAACCAGTGCGGATGCCTGGTACTGGGACCAGTCGCTGCGTGATTTCGGGCCGAAATATGTAAGCCCGTCCTTTGAGAAGAAGATTGTGCTGAGCCCGAACAGCGGCGACGGACTGAAGCTGCAGCTGGATAAGCTGGGCAGTGACTACGTAACCACACCATTCCCTAATGTGATGTACACCTCCGAGGAATTCCAGGAGCTGCCAACCTTGACCACGGACATCGACAGCTATGTGACCACGATGCGTGCCCAGTTTATTACCAAAGGCGGGATTGATGAAGGCTGGGATGCCTATGTGAAGAAGCTGAACGATATGGGACTGGAAAAGCTGCTTAAAATCCGCACCGACGCTTATGCCCGGTATATGAACGTAAAATAA